A window of the Salinirubellus salinus genome harbors these coding sequences:
- a CDS encoding DUF1643 domain-containing protein: MDCKNISVDQTKREPEYTRSNAIPKQDSEYRYLLTRHWDDTRPTVCYIGLNPSTATASDSDPTMTKLATAANMMGFGGMLLVNLFPVRSPNPSDIDRHDSPKGSDADSYIEDAVDSAEAVFAVWGGKGKQYTDRIAEVIDIIDKPVCVLDYNKDGSPLHGGARGEFYNRLSPQPYSL, translated from the coding sequence GTGGACTGTAAGAATATCTCTGTAGACCAGACTAAGCGGGAGCCTGAGTACACCCGAAGTAATGCAATCCCAAAACAAGATTCGGAATACCGATATCTGTTAACTCGCCACTGGGATGATACACGCCCTACCGTCTGTTATATCGGACTGAACCCTAGCACGGCAACGGCAAGTGACAGTGACCCTACGATGACTAAACTGGCAACCGCTGCTAACATGATGGGGTTCGGGGGCATGCTGCTGGTGAATCTGTTCCCTGTCCGCAGTCCAAATCCATCAGATATTGATCGGCATGACTCCCCGAAAGGAAGCGATGCGGACAGTTATATTGAAGACGCAGTCGACAGCGCAGAAGCCGTGTTTGCCGTTTGGGGCGGCAAAGGAAAACAATATACCGACCGGATCGCAGAGGTGATCGATATTATCGATAAGCCAGTATGCGTCTTGGATTATAATAAGGATGGAAGCCCGCTCCATGGGGGCGCTCGTGGAGAGTTCTACAATCGGCTATCACCACAACCGTACTCTCTGTAG
- a CDS encoding DNA-binding protein has product MAAADTTPQQTDVPTREVAKRVFAAELNTATYTFKTSQDERAPVYVALPTGERANRICIAGTVTDIEDVGESAEYLRARVVDPTGTFWVYAGEYQTDALKQLKKVQAPEFITIVGKPRTYKTDDGSVNVSVVPEDVGVIDLETRNAWVYETAARTLERVHSARETSPKVAALAREQYGHDGSSFAHVAAFALQDLLNVSGHDAMSGTSLDEEAFEKRLLEVESEDSAESSGGDVDDAADLENESLSPEELGKQLGDPSGVDSESD; this is encoded by the coding sequence ATGGCAGCAGCAGACACCACCCCCCAGCAGACGGACGTACCGACTCGCGAAGTCGCCAAGCGCGTCTTCGCCGCAGAGCTGAACACGGCGACCTACACGTTCAAAACCTCACAAGATGAGCGCGCCCCGGTCTACGTTGCGCTCCCGACGGGCGAGCGGGCCAACCGCATCTGTATCGCGGGGACGGTCACGGATATCGAAGACGTCGGAGAGAGCGCAGAGTACCTCCGCGCTCGCGTCGTCGACCCGACCGGGACGTTCTGGGTGTACGCTGGCGAGTACCAGACAGACGCGCTCAAGCAACTCAAAAAGGTTCAGGCGCCGGAGTTCATCACGATCGTCGGAAAGCCACGGACCTACAAGACTGACGACGGGTCGGTGAACGTCTCGGTTGTTCCCGAAGACGTCGGCGTGATCGACCTGGAGACGCGGAACGCGTGGGTGTACGAAACAGCGGCGCGGACGCTCGAGCGCGTTCACTCTGCGCGGGAGACGTCGCCGAAAGTAGCAGCACTTGCTCGCGAACAGTACGGCCACGATGGGTCGTCGTTCGCGCACGTCGCGGCGTTCGCCCTCCAGGACCTCCTCAATGTGAGCGGTCACGACGCGATGAGCGGGACGAGTCTCGACGAAGAGGCGTTCGAGAAGCGTCTGCTTGAAGTCGAGTCTGAGGACTCGGCAGAATCCTCGGGCGGCGACGTCGACGACGCTGCGGATCTCGAGAACGAGTCGCTGTCACCGGAGGAGCTGGGGAAGCAACTCGGTGACCCATCCGGCGTCGACAGCGAATCCGACTAG
- a CDS encoding HNH endonuclease: MFGRRSGINGRFDDPRAHDGKYPPDWDARRKAVYERDNYTCQQCGRRSGPHAGDGGVVLHAHHRQSLRDGGWHHLGNLVTVCQYCHDGIHGHPTGSGYGVGGFNGLRVLRAAGRAFLRGLRWVLR; this comes from the coding sequence ATGTTCGGACGGCGTTCCGGAATCAACGGTCGGTTTGATGACCCGCGAGCTCACGACGGGAAGTACCCGCCGGACTGGGATGCTCGGCGGAAGGCGGTCTATGAGCGCGATAATTATACCTGCCAGCAGTGCGGGCGACGGAGTGGTCCCCACGCCGGTGATGGTGGGGTCGTGTTGCACGCTCATCACCGGCAGTCGCTTCGTGACGGTGGCTGGCATCATCTCGGGAACTTGGTGACGGTCTGCCAGTACTGCCATGACGGGATTCACGGTCACCCGACGGGGAGTGGCTACGGAGTGGGTGGGTTCAACGGGCTGCGCGTCCTTCGAGCGGCCGGTCGAGCCTTCCTGCGAGGCCTCCGGTGGGTGCTGCGATGA
- a CDS encoding DUF7139 domain-containing protein, which produces MTEYEDAGSTLDLMDFKNVRDGGVVETPTTYAMLMRVQPREWLILSEERRESLYLSFMTFLRGLQFPTQILSVTTAYDPEPYLGRFENVDRPLIGTSEDGGDEEDALDESPLMDYGRQYHAEWLRNVVDVAEIRDRDFYVAVSVAKDGEADDGVMAQLRGFLPGGNDVETDSETEAACLEEVKARAQRVASKLPQTQVKTELLDTRASVLEVLYEVYHGQKPPISFTQGNYTRPDDRAQEVADAAYDVEAAAQAEANEDGDFEFDRISEEYPEIEIESDADPLAAVGDGGYAHPDFVERVASSRILRWYARNIGPVGHGPRPVVPRAIYAGVSVGLLSFLLGAVALGGFVWSMEVPQRGSDIYWLARMASFATGAVSLPAFLLSLVVLFPSGRKTKALSLVGLGVVGYAISLFLEAYPYEWDSNAAVTTLTVEVYAAGLAALLLCVALAVRSRQKVDLSNLTTLPVGGVDGEMDLDPLTDGGCTELDTDETNGDAVADDPLTAADADTDTDAEVDTTDERNEADQ; this is translated from the coding sequence ATGACTGAATACGAAGACGCCGGTTCGACGCTGGACCTCATGGACTTCAAGAATGTCCGTGACGGCGGTGTCGTAGAAACGCCAACGACGTACGCGATGCTCATGCGGGTCCAGCCCCGCGAGTGGCTCATCCTCTCGGAGGAACGCCGGGAGAGCCTCTACCTGTCGTTCATGACGTTCCTTCGCGGGCTACAGTTCCCGACGCAGATTCTCTCGGTGACGACTGCGTACGACCCTGAGCCCTACCTGGGACGTTTTGAGAACGTCGACCGCCCGCTCATCGGGACGAGCGAGGATGGGGGTGACGAAGAGGACGCGCTCGACGAGTCGCCGCTGATGGATTACGGGCGACAGTATCACGCTGAGTGGCTGCGGAACGTCGTCGACGTCGCGGAGATTCGTGACCGCGATTTCTACGTCGCGGTCTCGGTCGCGAAGGATGGAGAGGCCGACGATGGCGTCATGGCCCAACTTCGTGGGTTCCTGCCGGGTGGGAACGATGTCGAGACAGACAGCGAAACGGAAGCCGCGTGTCTCGAAGAAGTGAAAGCCCGCGCCCAGCGTGTGGCCTCGAAACTCCCGCAAACGCAGGTGAAAACAGAACTGCTCGACACGCGAGCGTCTGTCTTGGAAGTCCTCTATGAGGTCTATCACGGACAGAAGCCACCGATCTCGTTCACGCAGGGTAACTACACGCGCCCGGACGACCGCGCTCAGGAAGTTGCTGACGCGGCCTACGATGTCGAGGCGGCGGCCCAGGCGGAAGCGAACGAGGATGGCGACTTCGAGTTTGACCGTATCTCCGAGGAGTACCCCGAGATTGAGATTGAGTCGGATGCCGACCCCCTCGCGGCCGTCGGTGATGGTGGCTATGCCCACCCCGACTTCGTCGAACGGGTGGCGAGCTCGCGTATCCTTCGCTGGTACGCACGGAATATCGGGCCGGTTGGCCACGGTCCCCGCCCGGTCGTCCCGCGAGCCATCTACGCGGGAGTCAGCGTCGGCCTGCTGAGTTTCCTCCTCGGGGCCGTGGCGCTGGGGGGATTCGTGTGGTCGATGGAAGTTCCCCAACGCGGGTCGGACATCTACTGGCTGGCTCGAATGGCCTCGTTCGCGACCGGTGCGGTGAGCCTCCCTGCCTTCCTGTTGAGCCTCGTCGTTCTCTTCCCTTCGGGACGAAAGACGAAGGCGCTCTCGCTGGTCGGCCTCGGCGTGGTCGGCTATGCGATCAGCCTGTTCCTTGAGGCGTACCCCTATGAGTGGGACTCGAATGCGGCTGTGACGACGCTCACGGTCGAAGTGTACGCGGCTGGACTGGCCGCGTTACTGCTCTGTGTCGCCCTCGCAGTGCGGTCCCGGCAGAAGGTGGACCTCTCGAATCTCACCACGCTGCCTGTCGGTGGCGTCGACGGCGAGATGGACCTTGACCCTCTCACCGACGGCGGCTGTACAGAGTTAGACACTGACGAAACGAACGGCGACGCGGTTGCTGACGACCCGCTCACGGCGGCAGACGCGGACACGGACACGGACGCGGAAGTGGACACGACGGACGAGCGAAACGAGGCAGACCAATGA
- a CDS encoding PadR family transcriptional regulator → MHNLSSFQRDLLITVAGMGPISGTEIKDHIEERWGEEVNHSRLYPNLEDLAMMNLIRINKNTGGRHNHYSVMPMGERNITSYREWESNHLDEEEDAEREENDEIE, encoded by the coding sequence ATGCACAACTTGTCCTCATTCCAGAGAGACCTGCTCATAACCGTGGCGGGTATGGGCCCGATTAGCGGTACCGAGATCAAAGATCACATCGAGGAACGATGGGGTGAAGAAGTCAACCACAGCCGCCTCTACCCGAATCTCGAAGATTTAGCGATGATGAACCTCATCCGCATCAATAAGAACACTGGTGGGCGGCACAATCACTACAGCGTCATGCCGATGGGGGAGCGGAATATCACCTCATACCGCGAGTGGGAGTCAAATCATTTAGACGAAGAGGAGGATGCAGAGCGCGAAGAAAATGACGAAATAGAGTAG
- a CDS encoding DUF192 domain-containing protein, producing the protein MDEEVIDPTDLPVFPEDTPARRIIDRLTDRRVLAVLIIVFAPMVGWVGFTMYSDLTSPNYATATIYDENGGYLEFVEGPVAATWRELAIGLSETESLDPGHGMFFRHKQEKERAYVMRDMTFPIDIIFIDADGTITTIHHGELETDGEPYTEYRGRAKYVLEVPYLWTVENDIAVGDTVQIEWGPPRVRNGGSTVVAIIEDEHGPDVVVPEPYRPPSSPRSSA; encoded by the coding sequence GTGGATGAGGAGGTCATCGACCCGACCGATCTCCCGGTATTCCCTGAAGACACGCCCGCCCGCCGAATCATCGACCGCCTCACAGACCGCCGAGTTCTCGCCGTCCTCATCATCGTCTTCGCGCCGATGGTCGGCTGGGTCGGATTCACGATGTACTCTGATCTGACGTCGCCGAACTACGCGACAGCGACCATCTACGACGAAAATGGTGGCTACCTCGAATTTGTCGAGGGCCCCGTCGCCGCGACGTGGCGCGAACTGGCCATCGGGCTCTCAGAAACCGAGTCGCTCGACCCCGGCCACGGGATGTTCTTCCGCCACAAACAGGAGAAAGAGCGTGCCTACGTCATGCGAGATATGACCTTCCCCATCGATATCATCTTCATCGACGCCGACGGGACCATCACGACCATCCACCACGGCGAACTCGAAACCGACGGCGAACCCTATACGGAATATCGGGGGCGAGCGAAGTACGTCCTCGAAGTACCATACCTGTGGACGGTTGAGAACGACATTGCCGTCGGCGACACAGTGCAAATCGAGTGGGGCCCACCGCGAGTCCGCAACGGCGGTTCGACTGTCGTCGCTATCATCGAGGACGAACACGGACCCGATGTGGTCGTCCCCGAGCCATACCGTCCCCCGAGTTCCCCCCGATCGAGCGCTTGA
- a CDS encoding VirB4 family type IV secretion system protein: MNPLHRLLGRDSTEDDETERIPIDDLTGEETQLSLEYLNLLDRDATRKNIEWAAYQLQAEELPLVSAIESLEERGKLDKKLVAPRAMERHPEFQIRNEKVTQIMTVTGFPRKVNLGWLVPLTIADVDLRLSFHITPRNPAKTRQQLQRRYTQTTTSLALKSRKGRTDTHQDELEREDLLRILQDVVRGTTKVYDIAIYMELIADSHEELDEMRERVDTILAEQDVETTVLRHQQIEGNGTIVPLATDTIKNVHPIQLEALATLFNLVEPPIYDADGIMMGFDDTSRPVIIDRYAHSGYGMVISGKTGSGKSYARKLEIYRRLLADPTVQCVLFDPAGDDYPFFAEKLRGEVIRFGGAQKVNPMDIEPPSGDLGAAEDTYPLTVRSVVEMLNTHYEDRGGLPAAEEGMLIQAVHYAYLSKGIVLGEYETYANESPIIDDLIRGVEVITHGGYEAALEEGLVDEAEFEHFCEMGVLSEEGEPITDAGISVPMAVFTPSEKHQEVAKSLEPKFESFKPGGINYNLNGTTNLELNSRLVVMDMSSFADTGEMPLILHAMLQWAYLEAKRSPNRFDVTFDEAHYLLGRESTRDLINLFIRHARHYDAGLTLMSQTAHEFLRTEERREIYENCDIKMLFYAQSVSDATKEYFDLSPAEVKYLQSAPRGQESGYSGCLLSTTKHGRRRLEVHSGDFEHYMIDNNLDPWTYIEEREGTRRPEDAGSVESELDLTDMPDITNRELDMQLTGEFAQDRAASEPSPGSDSVDGSVSDVPASGER, encoded by the coding sequence ATGAATCCCCTACACAGACTCCTCGGGCGAGACAGTACCGAGGATGACGAGACTGAACGGATCCCGATTGACGACCTCACGGGCGAGGAGACGCAACTCTCACTCGAGTATCTGAATCTGCTCGACCGGGACGCAACTCGGAAGAACATCGAGTGGGCGGCCTACCAGTTACAGGCTGAAGAACTCCCGTTGGTCTCAGCCATCGAATCCCTCGAAGAGCGCGGGAAACTCGACAAGAAGCTCGTCGCGCCCCGTGCGATGGAGCGCCACCCCGAGTTCCAGATTCGCAACGAGAAGGTGACGCAGATTATGACCGTCACGGGCTTTCCCCGGAAGGTCAATCTCGGCTGGCTCGTCCCGCTGACGATTGCGGACGTCGACCTCCGACTGTCGTTCCACATCACGCCGCGTAACCCCGCGAAGACTCGCCAACAACTCCAGCGACGCTACACGCAAACGACGACGTCGCTGGCGCTCAAGAGTCGCAAAGGCCGGACGGACACTCACCAAGACGAACTCGAACGCGAAGACCTCCTGCGCATCCTTCAGGACGTGGTTCGGGGGACGACGAAGGTGTACGACATCGCGATCTACATGGAGTTGATCGCGGATTCCCACGAGGAACTCGACGAGATGCGCGAGCGCGTCGACACCATCCTCGCCGAACAGGACGTCGAGACGACCGTCCTTCGCCACCAGCAAATCGAGGGTAACGGGACGATTGTCCCGCTCGCGACGGACACTATCAAGAACGTCCACCCGATTCAGTTGGAAGCGCTGGCGACGCTGTTCAACCTCGTCGAGCCGCCGATTTACGACGCGGACGGCATCATGATGGGGTTCGACGACACGAGTCGGCCGGTCATCATCGACCGCTATGCACACTCCGGGTACGGAATGGTCATCTCGGGGAAGACGGGGTCGGGGAAGTCCTACGCCCGGAAGCTCGAGATTTACCGCCGCTTGCTGGCTGACCCGACAGTCCAGTGTGTACTTTTCGACCCAGCGGGTGACGACTATCCGTTCTTCGCGGAGAAGCTGCGCGGGGAAGTCATTCGCTTCGGCGGCGCACAGAAGGTGAACCCGATGGATATCGAACCGCCGTCGGGCGACCTCGGTGCGGCCGAGGATACCTACCCACTGACGGTTCGCTCGGTCGTGGAGATGCTGAACACGCACTACGAAGACCGGGGCGGCCTCCCCGCTGCGGAAGAGGGAATGCTGATCCAGGCGGTCCACTACGCGTATCTCTCGAAGGGGATTGTCCTCGGTGAGTACGAGACGTACGCGAACGAATCGCCTATCATCGACGATCTCATCCGGGGCGTCGAGGTCATCACTCACGGTGGTTATGAGGCGGCGCTCGAGGAGGGCCTCGTCGACGAGGCCGAGTTCGAGCACTTCTGTGAGATGGGCGTGCTCTCTGAGGAGGGCGAGCCAATCACGGACGCCGGGATTTCGGTCCCGATGGCGGTGTTCACGCCCTCGGAAAAGCACCAGGAGGTCGCGAAGTCCCTGGAACCCAAATTTGAGTCGTTCAAGCCAGGCGGTATCAACTACAACTTGAACGGGACGACGAACCTCGAGTTGAACTCGCGGCTGGTCGTGATGGACATGAGTTCCTTCGCAGACACGGGCGAGATGCCGCTCATCCTCCACGCGATGTTGCAGTGGGCGTACCTCGAGGCCAAGCGGTCGCCGAATCGCTTCGACGTGACGTTCGACGAGGCCCACTATCTGTTGGGTCGGGAGTCGACGCGGGATCTCATCAACCTCTTCATCCGCCACGCCAGGCACTACGATGCCGGGCTGACGCTGATGAGTCAGACCGCACACGAGTTCCTGCGGACGGAAGAGCGCCGCGAGATTTACGAGAACTGTGACATCAAGATGCTGTTCTATGCGCAGTCGGTCTCGGACGCGACGAAGGAGTACTTCGACCTCTCGCCGGCTGAAGTGAAGTACCTACAGTCAGCCCCGCGAGGGCAGGAATCCGGGTACTCTGGCTGTCTGTTGTCGACGACGAAACACGGTCGTCGCCGGCTCGAGGTTCACTCTGGTGACTTTGAGCACTACATGATCGACAACAACCTCGACCCGTGGACGTACATCGAGGAGCGCGAGGGAACGCGCCGTCCCGAAGATGCCGGGTCGGTCGAGTCCGAGCTGGACCTGACTGATATGCCGGATATCACGAACCGCGAGTTGGATATGCAACTCACTGGTGAGTTCGCACAAGACCGGGCCGCATCGGAACCGTCGCCGGGGTCGGACTCCGTCGATGGCTCTGTATCAGATGTCCCGGCGTCTGGTGAGCGCTGA
- a CDS encoding site-specific integrase, whose protein sequence is MVRVDDSGEVTKCWLEPEELSLLEEAAARADWQREIAMMLMGRCGLRADEVNYPGDAELRRSGKGDCWFVEVRGKNTQGGDPKLRDVWMSDDVQAVIRRFSRERDRETGEAWVQASNSSVRRWVKESAKEVAQDASQPDRWRHVSSHDLRRSWATYHLVERQVDVRTMMSIGGWSDYSAIEPYLAEPTERHIGATMRG, encoded by the coding sequence ATGGTCAGAGTAGACGATTCGGGGGAGGTCACGAAGTGCTGGCTCGAGCCTGAGGAACTCTCCCTACTCGAGGAGGCAGCAGCCCGTGCTGACTGGCAGCGAGAGATCGCGATGATGCTCATGGGACGGTGTGGCCTCCGAGCGGACGAGGTGAACTACCCCGGCGATGCCGAACTCCGGAGGTCGGGGAAAGGCGACTGCTGGTTCGTCGAAGTCCGCGGGAAGAACACGCAGGGCGGAGACCCCAAACTCCGCGACGTATGGATGTCCGATGACGTGCAGGCGGTTATCCGACGGTTCTCCCGTGAACGCGACCGCGAGACGGGTGAGGCGTGGGTACAGGCGTCTAATTCAAGTGTCCGCCGATGGGTGAAGGAATCCGCAAAGGAGGTCGCACAGGATGCCTCGCAGCCAGACCGCTGGCGACACGTGTCCAGCCACGACCTGCGACGGTCGTGGGCGACGTACCATCTTGTAGAACGGCAGGTGGATGTTCGGACGATGATGTCTATTGGGGGATGGAGCGATTACTCGGCTATTGAGCCTTACCTCGCGGAGCCGACTGAAAGACACATAGGAGCCACAATGCGTGGGTAA
- a CDS encoding replication factor A (Replication protein A protects and stabilize the intermediate ssDNA that is generated by the unwinding action of a DNA helicase at the replication fork. In addition, SSBs prevent the formation of secondary structures by single-stranded template DNA.): MDMNTLREDAQLLHEQVAPHLSDDQADDYDVDALETLFDSYVNTYRVPRNAAFDSVRNHVLKEADVDTEAFWASLRGGDQGTTEEPLPLSECTTDGAWVTVRAKIVELWDPREDSIHQVGLVGDESGRMKFVAWTKSNPPVLEEDTTYTFKDVVVDEYDGNYSLKINSRSEIIEHARDSPEAIGTVGTMTTVYEGVFVAIQSQSGLIKRCTDPECTRVIQQGECSEHGPNEGEFDLRIKGVLDDGESVQECLFTAGMTEVVTGIDLDGDGDGVGRARPHCG, translated from the coding sequence GTGGACATGAACACCCTCCGTGAAGATGCCCAACTACTCCACGAGCAGGTGGCCCCCCACCTCTCGGACGACCAAGCAGATGACTACGACGTCGACGCTCTCGAGACACTGTTCGACTCCTACGTGAACACGTATCGAGTGCCGAGAAACGCGGCCTTCGACAGCGTCCGTAACCACGTCCTCAAAGAGGCGGATGTGGATACGGAAGCGTTCTGGGCCTCACTCCGAGGCGGCGACCAGGGAACGACCGAGGAACCGCTTCCGCTCTCTGAATGCACCACCGACGGCGCATGGGTGACGGTGCGAGCGAAAATTGTCGAACTCTGGGACCCCCGTGAGGACTCGATCCACCAGGTTGGTCTGGTCGGTGACGAGAGCGGCCGGATGAAGTTCGTCGCGTGGACGAAGTCGAACCCCCCAGTCCTCGAGGAGGACACGACGTACACGTTCAAGGACGTCGTCGTCGATGAGTACGACGGCAATTACTCGCTGAAGATTAATTCGCGGAGCGAAATCATCGAGCACGCGAGGGACAGTCCGGAGGCCATCGGCACGGTCGGGACGATGACGACCGTCTATGAGGGTGTGTTCGTTGCGATACAGAGTCAGTCGGGCCTCATCAAGCGATGCACAGATCCGGAATGTACGCGCGTGATTCAGCAGGGCGAGTGTAGCGAGCACGGCCCGAACGAGGGTGAGTTCGACCTCCGAATCAAGGGCGTCCTCGACGATGGGGAGTCCGTTCAGGAGTGTCTGTTCACCGCTGGAATGACGGAAGTCGTGACGGGCATCGACCTAGACGGCGATGGAGATGGCGTCGGACGCGCTCGACCTCACTGTGGTTGA
- a CDS encoding ATP-binding protein — protein MAIIILDLAYVYVRPRLPTPDGGRRERALEAAIVALLVSGWGLLAYPALFTPAWHGAAGIAMYGLLTVPIVGVLFFLGKPLIPPIGAGGVVFILMVIGLAFLNMLLPGTNGGRELSNLLSAPFLLAIPVGLFIGVYVVGILQQEIAEDDEPEYDPIGFAGGPTSETPDPNSTGSPSSNTSPSSHTPNPPKRVSIDEVPQDLREQFQLGDSSPTERIPLEEYRYDWRYSETSFDTIGGYYDLKDALHEDVLKPLRATQRGDDRYSRFGIEPERGILLYGPPGTGKTMFARALAGELNIPFVELSPADVTSMWVNESSDQVKTLFSEADEIGQCIIFLDEAEHLFGAREHTAKSAHAEDRKVTSEFLAQLTRDDREAIVVSATNRPGDIDRAILRPGRLTAHFEVGLPDEEARHAILKTHLKDIPSRVSGDEFAALARHTAGLTGADLANLVGQARRSAAHRDASAVTREDFPSEDALEELSAELAVANETGELPDADDGSDTETTDSPEAKTGVRADDEGDSGPDGPARGYQ, from the coding sequence GTGGCAATCATCATCCTCGACCTTGCATACGTCTACGTCCGCCCCCGCTTACCGACCCCCGACGGCGGTCGTCGCGAGCGCGCACTCGAAGCGGCCATCGTCGCACTTCTCGTCTCGGGCTGGGGATTGCTCGCGTATCCGGCTTTGTTCACTCCAGCGTGGCACGGAGCAGCGGGAATCGCGATGTACGGACTTCTCACGGTCCCTATCGTGGGCGTCCTCTTCTTCCTCGGGAAGCCGCTCATCCCGCCGATTGGAGCTGGCGGTGTAGTATTCATCCTGATGGTGATCGGACTCGCATTCCTGAATATGCTCCTCCCGGGGACCAACGGGGGGAGAGAGCTCTCGAATCTCCTGTCCGCACCGTTCCTGCTCGCTATCCCGGTTGGCCTCTTCATCGGCGTGTACGTTGTAGGGATCCTCCAACAGGAGATTGCTGAGGACGACGAGCCAGAGTATGACCCAATCGGCTTCGCAGGGGGACCGACCTCTGAGACGCCGGACCCGAACAGCACGGGCAGTCCGTCCTCGAACACCTCTCCCTCGTCCCACACGCCGAATCCGCCGAAGCGCGTCTCGATTGACGAAGTCCCACAAGACCTTCGAGAACAATTCCAGCTCGGGGATTCGTCTCCCACAGAACGAATTCCGCTGGAGGAGTACCGCTATGACTGGCGATATTCAGAGACATCGTTCGACACTATCGGCGGCTACTACGACCTGAAGGACGCCCTCCACGAAGACGTGCTCAAGCCACTCCGAGCGACACAGCGAGGAGATGATCGCTACTCACGATTCGGTATCGAACCGGAGCGCGGCATCCTCCTGTATGGGCCTCCGGGGACAGGGAAGACGATGTTCGCGAGAGCGCTCGCCGGAGAACTAAACATCCCGTTCGTGGAGCTGTCGCCGGCGGACGTGACGAGTATGTGGGTCAACGAAAGCAGCGACCAGGTCAAGACGCTGTTCAGCGAGGCCGACGAGATCGGGCAGTGTATCATCTTCCTCGACGAGGCGGAACATCTCTTCGGCGCTCGCGAACACACCGCCAAGAGTGCCCACGCCGAAGACCGGAAAGTCACGAGTGAGTTCCTTGCGCAACTCACGCGGGATGACCGCGAGGCGATTGTGGTCTCGGCGACGAACCGACCGGGCGATATCGACCGGGCGATTCTCCGACCGGGTCGCCTGACGGCACACTTCGAGGTTGGCCTCCCCGACGAAGAGGCCCGCCACGCGATTCTCAAGACCCATCTCAAGGACATACCCTCGAGAGTGTCGGGCGATGAGTTCGCGGCGCTGGCCCGTCACACGGCTGGGTTGACTGGCGCTGATCTCGCCAATCTCGTCGGACAGGCTCGCCGGAGTGCGGCACACCGGGACGCGAGCGCGGTCACCCGCGAGGACTTCCCCTCAGAGGACGCTCTCGAGGAGCTGTCGGCAGAGTTAGCAGTGGCGAACGAGACGGGCGAACTCCCAGACGCCGACGACGGGTCGGATACTGAGACTACCGACTCGCCGGAAGCGAAAACGGGCGTGCGAGCGGATGATGAGGGTGATTCCGGACCCGACGGCCCTGCTCGCGGCTACCAGTAG